The sequence AGCCGCGGCAGCCAGATCTTCCACGCCGCGAAATGTCTGCGGCATTTCGAACAACTTCGTAATTGCTCGTCGGAGCATGGGTGGCGCCGCTTGCAACCGCGGCGCGAGTCCTTGCAGGACGATGTCGCTCAACTGCTGTGCCGGCACCCGCTCGAGCAACTCGCGCAACCGTCGCGGTTCATCATCGAAGCCGCGAAGGATCAGGTGACGGACGCCGAGGTTTGCTAACTCGACGGTTGCTCGCAACAGCTCCGGTGAGAGCAGCGTGTACACGACGACCGGAAGCGTCGGATATCGGCCGATCAATTGTTTCAGCGCTTCGATTTCGAGCGCACCATCGATGCGAGGATCGATGATGACGACATCGATGGCTCGCGATCGCACCGTTCTCGAGAGTGTGTCCCAATCGTCGACGACGGTTAGGACGTGCTCATTCTCGAGCGCGACTCGGAGGTGGGACGAGAGATTTGAGGGAAGGCGGGCGAGTACTTCCACGGTTGGCGCCACATTGTCCTAAAAGTGCACATCGCTGTCCTAAAATGTGCATTTACGCCAGGACGCGCCAACATACCTTGCCGGGACGTTTGTGACACCACATCACTCTGTCCGCGAGGTTACTATGGTCCGCCGTCGCCTCACTCTTCTTGCTCTCGTCATCGCCTCCGCGGCACTTGCCGCCTGCGCCTCCCCCACGGCGCCCAGTCAGG comes from Gemmatimonadaceae bacterium and encodes:
- a CDS encoding helix-turn-helix domain-containing protein; the encoded protein is MRSRAIDVVIIDPRIDGALEIEALKQLIGRYPTLPVVVYTLLSPELLRATVELANLGVRHLILRGFDDEPRRLRELLERVPAQQLSDIVLQGLAPRLQAAPPMLRRAITKLFEMPQTFRGVEDLAAAAGMTRRNLDRWLDRLGLASARMLILAARLTRAVHYMRDPGYLLDDITKKLGYGSGRLFARQVRAATGLTPSMLRQRGEPEKLIRELTAQLSRPGAHEA